Genomic DNA from Salinibacter pepae:
TGAGGCGCAGATTCGCCACGCCCGCGATGGCGTCGGATCCGTACTGCGAGGACGCCCCGTCCCGAAGCACCTCAATTCGCTCGATGGCATTGGCCGGAATCGCGTTCAGGTCAATCGGACTCGACCCGCCCGAGACCCCGGCCCCAAGCCGGTTGACGAGGGCCGACTTGTGTCGGCGCTTGCCGTTGACCAGCACCAGCGTCTGGTCCGGACTCAGGCCACGGAGCGTAAACGAACGGAGGGCATCCATCCCGTCGGAGAGCGTATTCTGCGGGAAGTTGACCGACGGCGCACTCTGCTGGAGAATCCGTCCGGTCTCGAAGGCCCCAGACGTTTGGATCTCTTCCGTCCCGTACACATCCACGGGCACCGCCATGTCCTCGGCGGCCATGTCGCGGGCCCGAGACCCGACGGTGACCGTTACGCCCTCTCCTTGCAAGGGGGCGCGCTCAAGGGAAAAGGTCCGCGTGGCCTCCTCCCCAGGCTCGAAGCGAATTTCCCCTTCGATTGTCTCGTACCCGACAAACGTCACGCGGAGGGCGTACGTCCCGGGATCGATGCCTGTGATGCTGTAGGACCCGTCAGCGCCCGCCGCCGTGCCGTAGTCGGAGTCCAGGAGGACGACGTTGGCCCCTGGCAGGGGCGCCCCGTTCGCGTCCTCAACGGTTCCGGTAAGCGTGGCGGCCTGCTGGGCCGGCGCCGCCACCGCGGCGAGTCCCCATGTGAGGCCGGCAAGCAAAAGGGTGGAAGCGTAGCGTAGTGTCATGGGTGGAGGAGGGAGCTTCGGAGGTGACAGAGAATCTTCTTCGGCTCACCCTGAAGAAGAGGAGCTTAATAAAGTGTTTGCCAAGAGCACCGGCGATATATAATTTCGGGAATCACCACTGTCAATGTTTCGGAAACGCTTCGACGGGTGTGTAGAGACAATATAACCCGATACGCTGTGAACTTACAAGAAAGGGACGTTCCGGACCTCCCCATGCCCGCCTGCCTGGTCGAATGCCGCCGATCGATTGGGTGGGCTCGTGTCTCGGAGGGCCCACTCGACGCGGCAACAACAGGACGCGTCGCCGGGGCCTCGTGCCTTGACGTCAGGGACGGCCGGATGCGGCGCAGATGTGCTTGTGCCGGGGCGGCCCGGGACAGCCCTCCGCCGCCGGTTGGCACGCGGGCTCCCAGGGGTCGGGAGGTGCAAACCGGCCCTCGTCGTGCCCCCCTGGCAGGCCGTCACCGCTTCATCGCCAGGGTCACGCCGTCGGCCAGTGGGAGCACGCTCAGGTCCACGCGCTCGTCGTCTTGAATCTTCTCGTTGAGGCGCTGAATGGCCCGCACGCTCTCCTCCTCCACGTCCGGGTCGGCGACCCGCCCGCTGCGAAACACGTTGTCGAGGGCAATGACCCCGCCGGGCCGCAGCAGCCGGAGCGACTGCTCGTAGTAGGTGTCGTAGCCCTCCTTGTCCGCGTCGATGAACGAGAAGTCGAAGGTTCCGTCCTGCCCGTCGTCGATCAGCGCCGCGAGCGTCTCCTCGGCGGGGGCGATGCGGAGGTCGATGCGGTCGGCCACGCCCGCCTCTTCCCAGTAGCGACGGGCCACCGCCGTGTACTCCTCGCTCACGTCGCAGGCGACGAGGGTGCCCGTCGGCGGCAGGACCGACGCCACGGCGAGTGCGCTGTACCCGGTAAAGACGCCGACCTCGATCGTGCGGCGGGCCCCGATCAGCTGGACGAGGAACTGCAAGAACTGCCCCTGCTCCGGGGCAATCTGCATGTTGGACCGGGGGTGCTCGGCCGTCTCTTCCCGGAGGCGCTGCATCACCTCGGGTTCACGCAGGGACACGGACAGGAGATACTCGTGCAGCTCGTCCGGGAGGCCGATCGACTGGGTAGACATCGTGGGGTGGGTGGAGCAGTGAGTACAGTGGCATTGACCGCATGACGTGGCGAGGGCAACGTTCCCCGGTTCGTCTCTGCGGCGGCCGGCACGGGCGTCCCTCCCCCCACGTCGTCACGCGGAAGGCGGACGGGGCACACGCCCCGAGCCCCCTCGGTGGTCTTCTTTGACCGCACGCCCCCGTCCCCCTCACGGGGCGTCGCGGAATTGGTCAAGCCAGGCGTCGGTGTCGGGGTGCTGGGCGAACGTCGTCACGGCACTCTCGACGGCCTTTCGGCTCGCCTGCCCGTCCAGTTCGTCCGCGACGGTGGCGTAGAGGGCCTCGAGAAGCTGGAGGGGCGTCTGCTCCGCCTCGCCCGCCACGCCCCGAAAGCCCCGCCGCGCCGCCGCATCGAGGAGGTCGTCCCAGGCGCGATCGAGGCCCCGGTGCAGGGCGCCAGCGGTGCTCATCTCGTCGTCCTCCGCGATGTCAAGTGCGCGGAGCAGCGCCCGGGAGGCGCCGTTGGTTTCCGGCCCCGTGAGCCCGTCCACCGTCACGGGCCGATCGAACAGGTGGGTCAGTGCCATCTGCCAGTACAGGACCCGCGACTCGTGGCCCGGGACGAACCCGGGCTCCCCTCGCCCCGACACGTGAACGTGATCCTGATGGGCCGCGTCGAATTTGTAGTTGAGCACGGTCCCGAGGTGCTTGCGGAGCACCGATTCGACGGCCAGGTAGAAGCGGCGGTCGCTCGGGTACTGGTTTGTGATGAACGCCTTGTCGGTCCAGAAGATGCCGTCGATGTCGAACGCCCGGCCCGCCCCGTGCAGTCCGCTCTTGTCCACGTAGGCCCCGGCCGAGGTGATGACCTCCGCCGTCCCGAGCGGGCAGGCGGCCCAAAGCTCCTCGAACGCCGCGTGCAGGGTCGTCTCGAACGGCTCGGTGCAGTGAAAGGTATAGGGAGTGCCACGCGTCCCGTACCCGGCGCTGGGGGCACGGTCGTAGTGGACGGGGACCCCTGCAAGCTCCTGGAATGTGTTCTCGGGCTTGGACATGGCGGCGGATGGAGCATTCGTGGACGAATCGGCGACCCGCTTCGGGACTCGGGAGACACGAAGGGCCGCCCCGTCATAACGTTGGGGTCCCCCCTTCGACCGCCCGCCGGCATTCCAGTCAGTGGCGTTCTCGGCCACTGGGGGCCCATCCGGGCGGGACGGCGGAACGAACCCGCCGGACTGGACCTTCTCGGATTGGAGCCTGCATGCCCCGAACGCGACGTGACGACCCGGGTACAAGGCACTGTTGCGCGTCGTGGGCCCCAGCGCACCCATCATCATTCCTGCCCGGCCTCTCTCGGCCGGGGCTCGACACCTGCCCCTTCCCCCCCATGAGCAGCCCACACATTCTCTGGGTCGACGACGAGATCGACCTGCTCCGCTCGCACGTGATGTTTTTGGAGGAGAAGGACTACGACGTCTCCACCGTGGCGAACGGGGCCGACGCGGTCGACCGGGTGCGGCAGCGCCCCTTCGACGTGGTGCTGCTCGACGAGCAGATGCCGGGCATGGAGGGGCTGGAGGTGCTCGACGCGATTAAGGACGAGCGGCCCACCCTGCCGGTGGTGCTCGTGACGAAGAGTGAGGAGGAGGACCTGATGGAGGCGGCCCTCGGCAATCGAATCAGCGACTACCTCACCAAGCCCGTCAACCCCAGTCAAATCCTCCTCACCTGCAAGCGGCTGCTGGAGCAGTCGCAGATTCGGAAGGAGGCCCTCTCGCAGGAGTACCTGCAGTCGTTTAATCGGATCTCCCAGCAGCTCCGCGGCGCCTTCTCCCCCCACGAGTGGATCGACCTCTACCAAACCCTCGTGGAGTACGACCTCGAGCTGACCGACGACGAGGGCGCGCGGCAGGTCTTTCAGGACCAGTTCGAGGAGGCCAACCGCGAGTTTGGGGGGTTCGTCGAGGAGCACTACCCGGAGTGGATGGCCCGCGTCGACGAGGCGCCCGGGAATGACCGCCCCGTCTTGTCCCACGAGGTGGTGCCCGAATTCGTGCTGCCGGAGACGGGCGAGGAGCCGGTCGTCTTTTTTGTGATCGACTGCCTGCGGTACGACCAGTGGCTCGAGATTGCCGAGCTGCTCCGGCCCCACTACACCGTCGACACGGACTTCTACATGAGCATTCTGCCTACGGCCACCCCCTACGCCCGCAACGCCATCTTTGGCGGCATGCTGCCGGTCGATCTCGTCGACCGCTTCCCAAAGGCGTGGCAGACGGGCGAGGAGAGCGAGCACAGCCGCAACCAGTACGAGGACGCCCTGCTCCGCCACCAGCTCGACCAGCACCACCGCGAGGACCTGAGCATCCGCTACGACAAGCTCATCACGAGCGAGGACGGCCAGCAGCTGGCCCAGGACGCGGCCAACCTGACGCAGCACGACCTGAGCGCCGTCGTCGTCAACTTCATCGACATCCTCGCCCACAGCCGCTCCGAGTCGGACGTCCTCAAGGAACTGGCGCCCGACGAGGAGGCCTACCGGGCCCTCACGCGCACCTGGTTCGAGCACTCGTGGCTTCTCGACATGCTGCAGGCCCTGTCCAACACCGACTGCACGGTCGTCCTCACCAGCGACCACGGCGCCGTGCGCAGCCTGCAGTCGACCAAGGTGATCGGCGACCGCGAGACCTCCACGGCCCTCCGCTACAAATACGGGAGCAACCTGAAGTGCGACGCGGACGACGCCATCTTCGTCCGCGAGCCGGAGCGGTTCGGGCTGCCCAGCTACGGGATGAACACGACCTACCTCCTGGCCAAGCAGGACTACTACTTCGTCTACCCCACCAACTTCCACCACTACGAAAACCTCTACCGCGACACCCTACAGCACGGCGGGGCCTCCATGCAGGAGATGATCCTGCCGGTCGCGACGCTCCGGCCGAGGGAATCGTCCTGAAGACCCGCGCTCTGCCCGCGGTCGAAATGCCTGCCCACTGATGCGCGATGCGCAACGCGTGACAGGCAAACGAGACAGTACGCGCCTCACGCGCCTTACGCATCACTCCTCACGTTTTGCGCCCAATATGCTCCCTACAGAGACCAATGCCATCCGGGACCGCCTCCCCCGAACGACCGACTCGGTGGAAGGCACCATGGCGCTCGGGGCCCGCATCGCGCAGGGGCTTCCCCCAGGCGCCGTGGTCGCGCTGTATGGGGACCTGGGGACGGGCAAAACCCACTTCGTAAAAGGGGTCGCGCAGGGCCTTGGGCTGCCCCCCGCCGAGGTCCGCAGTCCCACCTTTACGATCCTCGCCGTCCACGACGACGGCGACCGGCCGCTCTACCACTTCGACGCCTACCGCGTGCAGACCCCCGACGAGTTTGTAGAGCTGGGCTTTGAGGACTACGTGCACGGCGACGGGATTGCGTGCGTCGAATGGGCGGATCGGATCCCCGATCTTCTCCCGCTCGACACGATCCACCTCCAGTTCCACCACGTCGCCCCCTCGAAACGCCGCATCACCCTCGGCGCCCCGAACGGTAGTGAGGAAGTAGTTTCAGACTGCGCCCCGAACGGCAGTGAGGAAGTAGTTTCAGACTGCGCCCCGAACGGCAGTGAGGAAGTAGTTTCAGACTGCGCCCCGGACGATGCCTCTTCTGGAAACGACCGCTGACGCTCGACCGACGCGTCCCGGTACGAGCGCCTCTACGGCGAGAACGCCCAACGCATAACGCTCAACCCTCAACGCGCATGTCCGACGCCCTCGACCTTCTCCTGGACCGCCCCCAGTACGCCAATGTCGCCGACGACGCGTTCGCGCCGGGCCTGGACCGGGTGCGGGCCCTGCTCGACGGGATGGGCAACCCGCACGAGGCGCTCCGGGCCGTCCACGTGGCGGGCACGAACGGGAAGGGCTCCACCGCCGCGATGACCGCCGCCATCGCCACCGCGGCGGGCCTGCGCACGGGCCTTCACACCTCCCCCCACCTCACGCACGTCGCCCAGCGGATGCGGGTGGACGGCACGCCCGCCCCCACCGACTGGCTCGCCGACACGCTCGATGCGCATCGCAATTTGATTGAAAAGACGCAGCCCAGCTTCTTCGAGCTCGCCGTCGCCCTCACCTTCCGGTACTTTGCCGAGCAGGACGTGGACCTGGCGGTGATCGAGGTGGGCCTGGGCGGGCGGCTCGACTCGACGAACGTGCTCGCTCCGGCCCTGTCGGTGATCACGCACGTCGGCCTCGACCACACCGACATGCTGGGCGAGACCCTCGACGCCATCGCCCGCGAGAAGGCCGGCATCATCAAGCCCGAGACGCCCGCGCTCAGTGCCGTAACCGCGGACGAGGCCCGGGCCGCCATCGCCGCGGTCGCCACCGAACAGGACGCGCCGCTCCACCGGCTCGACGACGAGGCCACCTGGACGACCCACCGGTCGGGCCTGACCGGGAGCGTGATCGGCCTCGACACCCCGGCCCGTCACTACGACCGCCTCTCACTGTCGCTCGCCGGCCCCCACCAGCAGCGCAACGCCGCCCTGGCCGTGCGGGCCGCCGAGCTCACGTTCCTGGCGGGCGAGGACGATGCGTCGGCCGACGCGGCGGTGCGGGACGGCCTCGGCGACGTGCGGGGCCACACCGGCTTTCACGGGCGGCTCGACGTGCTCGGGAACGAGCCCCTCCTCGTGGTCGACGTGGGCCACAACCCCCCGGCCATCGCCGCGACCCTCGACACGGTGGCCCCCGTCGTGGCCGGGCGCGGTGGCACGCTGCACGTGTGCCTCAACGCCGTGCGCGGCAAGCAGCTCGACGAGACGGCCCGGCTGCTCGCCGCCCACGACGCCGTCGTGACCCCCATCCCCATCGACACGAGGCGTGCCCTCCCGCCCGACGAGATTGCCGAGCGCCTCCGCGCCCAGGGCGTCACGACACGCACGCCGCGGCCCCTCGCCGACGCGCTCGACGCGTTTGAGCGGAGCGCGCCCCCCGCAGACGGACTGCTGCTCACCGGCTCGCACAAGCTCGTGGACGTGCTGCCGCCCCGGTTTCGCGACTGATCGTCGCTTCCCGCTCTCCCTTGCCGCTTGCCCCGCCCATGCTCTTCCCCGCCAGCGACGACGACGTCCCCTTCGACGACGCCCCCCGCATCCTTCTGTTTACAGGAAAGGGGGGCACCGGCAAGACCACCTGCGCCGCCGCCACGGCCCAGCACGCGGCCCGGCAGGGCCACAAGACACTCGTCCTCTCGTCGGACCCCGCCCACAGCCTCGCCGACGCCCTCGACCAGGAGCTCGGGCCCGAGGCGCGAGAAGTGCGCGACCGCCTCTTCGCCCAGGAGGTGGACCTCTACTACTCGATGAAGAAACACTGGGGCCACATGCGGGAGCTGATGCTCACCGTCTTCCGCTGGCAGGGGGTCGACCAGATTGCCGCCGAGGAGCTCGCCGCGCTGCCGGGCATGAACGAGGGCTCGGTGCTGCTGTGGCTCGAAGAGGCCCTCCGCGAGGCCGACTACGACCTCATCGTGGTGGACAGCGCGCCCACCGGCGAGACGCTCACCCTGCTCACCCTGCCCCAGGTCACCCAGTGGTGGCTCGCCAAGGCGTTTCCCTTCCAGAAGATGGCGGTCAAATCGCTCGGCTTCGGCGTCCGCAAGGCCACCGGCATTCCGCTGGACAAGGGCTACGAGGAACTGGAGGTGATCTTCGAGAAGCTGGAGCGCGTCCAGCAGGTGCTCGCCACCCCATCGACCACCTCGATCCGGCTCGTGACGAACCCCGAAAAGATGGTGATTGAGGAGGCGCGGCGGGCCTTCACGTACCTGCAGCTGTACGGCTACGGCGTGGACAGTGTCGTCGTGAACCGCGTGCTGCCGGAAAACGAGGTGCCGGCCGACTCGTTCTTCGAGGGCTACGTGGAGAGCCAGCGCGAATACCTCAAGGAGATTGAGCAGAGCTTCCGCCCCCTTCCCATCCTGCAGGTGCCGCACCTGGGCGAAGAGGTGTTCGGGGCCGAGCGCCTGGGCCGCATCGGGAACGCGATGTATGCGGAGCGGAACCCGACGGACGTGTTCTACGACGAGCCCACGTTCACGGTGCGGGAGGACGGGGACGCGTACGTCCTGAACCTGCGCCTCGCGTTCGCCACGGAGGCCGACGTCGACGTGCGCCAGCTCGGGGATCAGCTCGTGGTGCAGGTCGCCAACCAGCGGTCCAACGTGATCCTCCCCAACTTCCTCAACTACTACCACATGACGGACGCCACCCTGGAGGAGGGATGGCTCCGCGTCCGCTTCACCCCGGATGGCGAAGCCTCTTCGGATTGAATGCGATCGAAGATCGCCCGCTCACGTCCCTCTTCCCCTCCACGCCCTTTCCCCACTCTCTCGCCCCCCACGCCCTCTCCACGAACCCGTCCGGGCCCTCTCCGTTGAGGGCGATGTCTCGTTCATCCGAGCCACTTCCGTCCGCACTCCTATCCGCTCATGTCCGTGCCCGACGCCCTTCTGAAGCAGCTCTACACGTTTGGCAGCCTCGAGAATACCGACCGGGGCGTCGAGTTTGCGCTCAAGAACCGCCTGCAGGACGCCACGCTCACCGGCCTCCTCGACGTAAAAATCAACGGCGACACGGTGCCGCCGGAGCGGGTGCACCTCTTCATGGGCGAGGGCGAGACCCACGCGGCCGACGAGATCTCCGACGAGGATGCGCTCGACTTTCCCCTCCGCCGCACCCTTCACCTGCGGGCCGACCGCCCGGCGCTGGAGACCGGCACCCACACCCTCGAGCTGACCTTCCGGGCCGACCCGTTCGGCACGCTCACCTTTTCCGTCGAGGACTCGATCTCCGAGCAGGACGAGGCCCTGGAGCGCATTCCCCGCGCCCCGGACGACAACTGCAGCCAGGCCATCATCGACGAGCGGCAGCAGTTCGTCGAGGACTACAGCGACACCTCGCTCGACCACGTGCCCCACTACTCGTTCGACCCGGCGGTTACGGAGGGCAACGTCGAAAATTTCACCGGCGTCGCCCAGATTCCGCTCGGGGTTGCCGGGCCGCTCACGGTGCACGGCGAGCACGCGCAGGACGACGTGCTGATTCCCCTTGCCACGTCCGAGGGCACCCTCGTGGCCTCCTACAACCGCGGCATTAAGGTGTGCAACCTGAGCGGCGGCATCGAGGCGACCGTGTCCCGCGACTCCATGCAGCGCGCCCCGGTCTTCATCTTCGACAGCGCCCGGGCGGCCCGCGACTTTACCCACTGGGTGGACGACCGCATGGA
This window encodes:
- a CDS encoding hydroxymethylglutaryl-CoA reductase produces the protein MSVPDALLKQLYTFGSLENTDRGVEFALKNRLQDATLTGLLDVKINGDTVPPERVHLFMGEGETHAADEISDEDALDFPLRRTLHLRADRPALETGTHTLELTFRADPFGTLTFSVEDSISEQDEALERIPRAPDDNCSQAIIDERQQFVEDYSDTSLDHVPHYSFDPAVTEGNVENFTGVAQIPLGVAGPLTVHGEHAQDDVLIPLATSEGTLVASYNRGIKVCNLSGGIEATVSRDSMQRAPVFIFDSARAARDFTHWVDDRMDAIRAEAESTSSVAELLYIDHYLSNHFAYLRFNYRTGDAAGQNMVGRATFAACGWIMDQYPGAVEHFYLESNFATDKKASQVNVMRTRGKRVTAEATIDRDTLAQHMRVEPEALHHHWNVSTVGAFLSGANNNGAHSPNAITALFIATGQDVANVSESSAGVLYTDLTDDGDLYISLTIPSLIVATYGGGTGLPTQRECLEVMGCYGKGKVHKFAEIVAAATLAGELSLGAAISSSDWVSSHETYGRNR
- the tsaE gene encoding tRNA (adenosine(37)-N6)-threonylcarbamoyltransferase complex ATPase subunit type 1 TsaE, which gives rise to MLPTETNAIRDRLPRTTDSVEGTMALGARIAQGLPPGAVVALYGDLGTGKTHFVKGVAQGLGLPPAEVRSPTFTILAVHDDGDRPLYHFDAYRVQTPDEFVELGFEDYVHGDGIACVEWADRIPDLLPLDTIHLQFHHVAPSKRRITLGAPNGSEEVVSDCAPNGSEEVVSDCAPNGSEEVVSDCAPDDASSGNDR
- a CDS encoding O-methyltransferase, whose translation is MSTQSIGLPDELHEYLLSVSLREPEVMQRLREETAEHPRSNMQIAPEQGQFLQFLVQLIGARRTIEVGVFTGYSALAVASVLPPTGTLVACDVSEEYTAVARRYWEEAGVADRIDLRIAPAEETLAALIDDGQDGTFDFSFIDADKEGYDTYYEQSLRLLRPGGVIALDNVFRSGRVADPDVEEESVRAIQRLNEKIQDDERVDLSVLPLADGVTLAMKR
- a CDS encoding response regulator, with protein sequence MSSPHILWVDDEIDLLRSHVMFLEEKDYDVSTVANGADAVDRVRQRPFDVVLLDEQMPGMEGLEVLDAIKDERPTLPVVLVTKSEEEDLMEAALGNRISDYLTKPVNPSQILLTCKRLLEQSQIRKEALSQEYLQSFNRISQQLRGAFSPHEWIDLYQTLVEYDLELTDDEGARQVFQDQFEEANREFGGFVEEHYPEWMARVDEAPGNDRPVLSHEVVPEFVLPETGEEPVVFFVIDCLRYDQWLEIAELLRPHYTVDTDFYMSILPTATPYARNAIFGGMLPVDLVDRFPKAWQTGEESEHSRNQYEDALLRHQLDQHHREDLSIRYDKLITSEDGQQLAQDAANLTQHDLSAVVVNFIDILAHSRSESDVLKELAPDEEAYRALTRTWFEHSWLLDMLQALSNTDCTVVLTSDHGAVRSLQSTKVIGDRETSTALRYKYGSNLKCDADDAIFVREPERFGLPSYGMNTTYLLAKQDYYFVYPTNFHHYENLYRDTLQHGGASMQEMILPVATLRPRESS
- a CDS encoding bifunctional folylpolyglutamate synthase/dihydrofolate synthase codes for the protein MSDALDLLLDRPQYANVADDAFAPGLDRVRALLDGMGNPHEALRAVHVAGTNGKGSTAAMTAAIATAAGLRTGLHTSPHLTHVAQRMRVDGTPAPTDWLADTLDAHRNLIEKTQPSFFELAVALTFRYFAEQDVDLAVIEVGLGGRLDSTNVLAPALSVITHVGLDHTDMLGETLDAIAREKAGIIKPETPALSAVTADEARAAIAAVATEQDAPLHRLDDEATWTTHRSGLTGSVIGLDTPARHYDRLSLSLAGPHQQRNAALAVRAAELTFLAGEDDASADAAVRDGLGDVRGHTGFHGRLDVLGNEPLLVVDVGHNPPAIAATLDTVAPVVAGRGGTLHVCLNAVRGKQLDETARLLAAHDAVVTPIPIDTRRALPPDEIAERLRAQGVTTRTPRPLADALDAFERSAPPADGLLLTGSHKLVDVLPPRFRD
- a CDS encoding ArsA family ATPase, encoding MLFPASDDDVPFDDAPRILLFTGKGGTGKTTCAAATAQHAARQGHKTLVLSSDPAHSLADALDQELGPEAREVRDRLFAQEVDLYYSMKKHWGHMRELMLTVFRWQGVDQIAAEELAALPGMNEGSVLLWLEEALREADYDLIVVDSAPTGETLTLLTLPQVTQWWLAKAFPFQKMAVKSLGFGVRKATGIPLDKGYEELEVIFEKLERVQQVLATPSTTSIRLVTNPEKMVIEEARRAFTYLQLYGYGVDSVVVNRVLPENEVPADSFFEGYVESQREYLKEIEQSFRPLPILQVPHLGEEVFGAERLGRIGNAMYAERNPTDVFYDEPTFTVREDGDAYVLNLRLAFATEADVDVRQLGDQLVVQVANQRSNVILPNFLNYYHMTDATLEEGWLRVRFTPDGEASSD